Part of the Zingiber officinale cultivar Zhangliang chromosome 8A, Zo_v1.1, whole genome shotgun sequence genome, TATGCAAAAAAAAACACTAATTAATTGGCTCAACTTGAATTTGATGTATATTTATTTCAAGTCAAGTAACCTATTTTAATTCTTAAATTTGTGatctttgtttttatgatttttttttttttaaaaaaaaagattgacACAAGATCCTGACTTGATCATGCATTAGAGAGAAAACTCTATTGAGTCTATAAGATTTGTGGTCATGTGAAAGAAAATCTTACTTGAAACCAATTATATCTCTGGATTTGGATGATTTCTCCCAATAACAAATGTCATATTTCACCCAGGTAAGATATTTAATCGTAGGTAATTAAAATGGGTGTATTGTTTTTGCCAATTCAAATGAAAATTGTCCAAATCAATTTGGAAATGTCAATCTCAAAATCCTTCATTTTATAGTTCCTTTTTTATGTCTTCTTATCCTAAGCGCCTTTAAACTGTATGATGGACCATACTTGTCCAGGATACATTGATCAGTAGCTTAGTGTTTAAGTTTTTTCTCCCAGTTTGACTTGTTTCTGGTAGGATCGACTATTTGTTAAGTTTTATCTTGGAAGTTTGCATGCCAAGACGGATTTATAAGTCTACTAGGAaagatgaaataaaaaaaaaattcggtAGCAATCAAGGATAACTATATAGAATATGTCCTGTTATTATTACTTGAGATTTGGAAATAGTCTCTTGcaaagcaaggtaaggctgcgtacaatagaCTCTTTTCCGGGACCCCGAATTGGCGGGAGTTTTGTACAGTCAGCtgctcttttttattattattacttaaGATGGTATGTACATGTTTTTAATTAACTAATATATTATGTAGATAGACAAGTTGAATGAATTAGAAAGGAAAATGTAATAGGTGTTTGACAGATCAAAGAAAATCTAGTTTAGTAATAACAAATAGTTTATTGACATGAATATAACTAGTAGCCTTATGTAAAGCTCGATTGAGGTTACAGACATCCATGTGCTCAACCCCAAATAGTTGAGACTTGAGACAAACTGACATTACCAAAATGCAACCAAGATTGACGCTAAGAAAATCTAATGCAGAGAATTTCAAGTGGAAAATTCTTATTAATTGAAAACTAAGGACTAATGGGAACCATGACTTCTACGTTAACCTTAATGAAGATTCTTATTGATGATACCTAGTGTAGACCTGAACTTGGTTTTGACTCCGATACTAATTTATGTAGCACTGGAATCAAACTATGTGTTACATAGAAGAGATCTTACACAAAGGATGAAAGTGGACAATTCTTATTGATTGAAAACCAAGATTACATTAGCGACTATGACATTTATAGATTCAACTCTAATGAAAAAGTAGGGAAATAAGCAACTTGGAAAATATAATTAGCCATATTAATTGCtctaaataaaaaaatgacaaattaaaatagACTAATTACCAAACAATTTGAATTATTGTGAAACAACTCATATTGGAATTTAAAACTCAGCATTTAATTGTTTTTCAATTTGATTATTTTTCTGTATAATAGACATAGTTTGTTGATATGAAGATGAAAAGTTTGGAGGATACATCAATTTTTTTGTGTTTGTTGTTAAATTTACATTACCCTTGCATGCTAATTTATGCTTTCTCCACATTCATTGTAGCTCCGACTAACTATTCTTTGATACTATAGCTTCTTGAACAATAACACCACGCAAGTTGTTGAGCCAGCATCAAACTTTATAGAAGAGGAAGATACCTTGGCGCAAGAGATAATTCTTCTAGAAAGCACTCAATCGGATGGAACACTTGAACAGATCATGTTTTCTTCAGCAGGAGATGTGGATGCATACGATGTACAAGCTTTGTGTGATAAGGTACCTTTTGCATGGGAAGAATCTTTACTTTATTTCCCTTTTAATGTAATGTGTTCTTCTATGATATCTGATGTTTTGATTTCTTACATATCTTCTCAACTTTGCCTTTTAACTTTTTGATTTAACTACATTTTTTTATGCTGCAAATATACTTTTCTCAAATAGTTGGGACAAACATGTCTTCATGAAGATGCTGTTAAGAATTGGAAAGCACTTTATAGCTTATTAACAGAGACAAATATAACTGTCTTTTCTCTTTAAACTTTGTAGTTGAAATTTTAAAACGAGAGGTAACAGGACCCTTTGGTGGGATGACACAAATTGTACCAAGCCATTAAAATTAGCTAGTTTGGTTGTACTATCTTGTAGCAGATAGCAAACTTGATGTGAATTGAATAGGCTGCTAAATAATTTGAAGCATATTTGTTTCATTCAGGTAGGATGGCCTCGCAGACCACTAACAAAAATAGCAGCATCTTTGAAAAATAGTTATCTGGTGGCGACACTTCATTCAATATGTCGGGCTCCAGGTTTAGGTACTTAAATATTTCTGGCTCCTTGTACATGTTTCTTTATAACTAGCTGACAtgtttctcttctccttttaaaTATCAGTTTGTTGTGATTTATTAAACCAAATTTCAATTTTCTTACCATACTCGTCAAAGTTATTTGACAGAGGAAAATGATGAGAAGAAACTTATTGGCATGGCCCGTgccacctctgatcatgcattcAATGCCACAATATGGGATGTCCTTGTTGATCCATCCTACCAGGCAAGATTCATTTGTATATATCTCATTAATTCTTGTAATAAAAAACTGATTTTTTATGCGAATGTAAATAGAACTTTTGATTTTCACAACTCAAATGATACTTGATGCTTCCAAAAAAACGTGACAATCTCAATTCGAAAGAACAGTGTGTAACATACACAAGTGTCGAATCCGAGGGATATTTAAAGTCTTTCCTCGACTATATCTCCTAGAGGGAGGATTCCGTCCCTGCTCCGGCAGGTGCTGATGTCGTGTCTATCATGGGGAAAAGGTCTAAATCTATCTGATGAGGAACTTGTATCCCCACTCTTGACGGGACCAGGATATGATTTCCTCGGGGACATGGTATTGAACCCTGATTGGGCTTGGTTTGCACAGAAATGAAACTGGCCTCCAAGACATGTCTAGGACGAGCAACGGGCCATCTACCCATTGACCCATTCAAGGTAGCCAAGACCTTTGTAGCCGAGATCCTCATGGCCGAGATCTTTACGACCGAGATCTCTGTGGCCGAGATCTTTACGACTGAGATCTCTGTGGTCGAGATCTTTACGACTGAGATATCTGTGGTCAAGACCTCTAATAACACTCAGCCCCTACAGGCCAAGTCCCTAAGTGATCACCAGCTTCTAGTTACTGCTCGTTGTCTTCCTTGGGAGCGCATGGATGAATACCTTACATGTTCCGGATGTTGATCTATGTGACATGACATTATAAAGTGTACTCACATGACTCAACTTGATGCTAACACTAATATGAGCattaaccaaaataaaataatcaaacatCCAAACAATTATATTtcgattaaaattaatttaaagcaTATTGACAATTAAAAAAGAAGTTAAATAGACAATTTGACTACTATGGAAAAAAaagtataaaataaaaaagtCAATTAAAAACAATAAACTCCATTTGTCTGTTTGTCTCAAAGCAATGCTAATATCCCAATTTGACTCTCTAAGCACTCACCTTTGCTAACCAGAGTTAGTTATAAGATGTCATTTAAGGAAATAGCTAGCAGGAAGATGTAGTAGTATATAACAATATGATTAGCAAAATAAATGTAAGTAGCAAATCATGAATGTATATAGAAAGCATGAGGTACCATTATCACATTTCATTAACTCTTATTTAACTTTGTATCTTTTATAGCTTGCTCATAGTGGACCTGTGGCTTATTCCCCTTGCACTCTAAAGAGCCAGAGTGGTAAACTGTGCACGCTCAACATAGATACAATCGCTCTAATACAACCACACACATCAATAATCGATGAAATGTGATTAATAGCAATATAATGCTCACAGTTGCAAGCCGTCTCGCTAGCCGAAGTCCTTATAAGCATATTGTGCACAAGCACAATAATTATTAAGCTAATAATGATATGTGATGTAATTAAGCAACTTCTAAAGACATGGAACTTAAGCACATGCATGCGTAGTATAGCATGTGGCATAAAAATttaagcataacataacatatgacATGAAAATTTAAACATAACATATGAACATTTCAGCATACCATAGCTATGAGATGAAAATTTAAGCATAAGATGGGTTAAGTATGACATATACAAAAGATAGCataaaaatcaaagcccaagaaaCAACACAATCAATTTAAGAGTAAAAATGTCAAAGATCTTTGTCCAATTACTTAGGATTTCTTCCAAAGTTCACCCTTGACTATAGCTTTGGGTATAAGTTAAGCTGGCCATCCCTTAGTTATATTAAGGATCCAGTTTCTCATTTTATAGTGTACAGTTGCTAGAATATATAGCTGGTCATTATggtgcctgaataaaaaccataAGGATGATTTAACACTTTAACTATTACCTTGATATGCTGTTGTCTCAATTGGTACAACAACAATAAGTAGTCATAAAGACTTCTTACAAGCTTTAAAATTTAGTCGTAAACTTTTCAACTCATTACCCTAGTCTCTCCCCCTACCACCACACACACAAGTTTGAAGGTTCCTTGGGTCCCCCTACTGGGAAATTAGGAGCAAAGTTAAGACCTTGATACCTTGCTGTCTGAATTTGGACAGCAGTGATACGTGCTGAACGGCTGAACCTTGCCCTAATAGGTCACTAAAGGTTCCAAATCTCATTGGACAAAGTCGACACACTTACAAGCCATTACCGAGCCCTCTTAGAGGCCAAATGGAAGAATTTAGTTAGACTCTCATTCTAAAATAGCACAACTAAGCAATTTAACTGCAGTTAATTGTTTCCCTACTACCATGGTGTAAACCCTATTATTATTGGAGGAAGGCCCTAACACGAAGGGAAAGGATCCGACCTCACTTGAAATCGACCTTGATGAAATTCAAGAAAGGAGATTAACTAAAGCCTTACTGTCACATACACACCAAGGGAAATTTCACAAATCTGATTATGCGAAGAGCTTGTTGTTCACGTGAATGCTGCAAGAAACCATTGTCAAACAAGTTTAAGCTATCTCAATGTCATAAGAAAGAAGGAAATGCAATGCTTGAGGAATGAGGATTACCAACGATCTTGAGAGTGAATGGGTGTGCTGCACACCAGAATGGAGTAGCCGCCAATCTGACCACATCAAACGGGGACGCAGCTGCTTGAGTGCAAGGAATCAAACTGATCGAATGCTACCAGCATTGATTGGTTGCAGTTGTCGCACAAGAAAGACGGGAAAATAGTATGGTTTCTGCCGATTGGGAAGATATAGAAAGGGAAAGAAGAGTCGACTACTGACCGAATCTTCAGCAGCTGGTTGATTCCATGCTGTTGCATGCAATAGAGATTCTGTGAGATCTGGTCGTGGatgagtttggttgattcctCCTCTGTGATACTTGGGCAAAGGCTAGTGTGAGAATGCCAATGAGGATTGAATCAATCTGATTGCTCAAGAGGTGACACAGTGTGCGTCTGAGAGAGCTCAGGCAGGGAAAGAAGAATGTGAGGGGAAGGGGAGAGAATTTAATGAACAACATTGTAAAAAAGTCTCTCCACTAGAGAAATTTACAAACTGTTCCAATGTTTTTTTAGATATTACATGGATGCTTACAGAAAAAAAATTTGTGATCTTTACCGAAGCTTCTGTTCATGATACATTCATAATATTTTCTATGGATGTCTTTATCTGGGATTCATGAAGCTTGTATTCTTTGATACTTTTCAGGGTCGTGGGCTAGGCAAAGCACTTGTTGAGCAACTAATCCGCACCTTGTTGCAAAGAGATATCGGCAATATAACGTTATTTGCAGATAATAAAGGTATTATTTCTATAGCCACTATCTTTTTTTCCCCTGTACATCTTATAAATTGTGAGTAAAGCAACATTTTGGATTTTCAAAATTACAGTAGCACCAAAAATAATTTGTTCCATTCACTATCTCtataggaaagagaaaaaaaaaacccaGTTATTAGAAATTTGGTTTAAACAAAATTGGATAAGCATGTTTCCTGTTTTCCAAGGATAGATATAAAATTATTAGTAATCTCAAAACACAGGATTCATATTTGGTTATCATCAATTTGGATGACACATGAGTTTAAGATCTTGTATAGTTTAGGAGAATAGACCAATAAATTTGCTATTGTCGAATGACAAAGCAACACAATCTTGAAAACTAAGATAAGGCAGTGTAACAAGTGTCTCAAACTATTACAATGTTGGCAATTAAATAATTTCATTTCTATTTATATTTTTCCTGGAATTTTGAGGGAAGGAAACAACTAGGAAAATAAAGAGAGCAGGGAAGAAAACTAAAGGAAAAAGATTAGATAATATTTTCCTACTTTGAGTTTTCTAGAAGGAAATGAAAGTAAAGAAGTAGATGTTTTCATTTGACCTTTTTCTCGGAGTTGGTGGTAAGGAAAGATGGAGGAAATCTTAAATTTTATTTGCTAAGAATATGAAAAATATatctgaaaagaaaaaaataattttaaaattttaaagtatgAATTTGAGCTCTGCTAGATGGAAAAGTGTAGTTTAGGTTGAAATTAACCGGAACTAATGTAGAGGACAtgggtaaattttttttaaagtattttcctttttttttttttttggctaaagCAAATGGTAAGAAGGTATTGTTTTGTACACTACCACATATTTAGTCAAGGAGAAATAAACAACTATTCCAACATTTGAAACTTGTCAAATCTGTCACGTCAtttacatttcaattaataaagtCATCACTTATCACTTTTATTTGTTCGTTGTTAAGTCGCTAATGTGGCAAAAGCTAACTTACCAAAGTCATCTACATCAATTACCAACTCAATTTGGTATTCGTTTAGACTTTTTTTTACAAATGACGCTTGCATTTCATTATTAACACAAAGTGACTAAAAGTTTTCACTTATCATCGTATAATTTGCCATTAATTTGCAAAGATCTTCAAAAGCTTTGTTGTCTTGTATATGACTAATTTTGTGACTACACAGATGAATCATTATGATTCATTTAAAAATCCATGCAAAGTATCTGATATATTTAGAGAGCAACACTAGAAAAAATTGCTATTTGATGTTTAACTATAGATTACATCTATGACCACTTTTTAGCATCTTTTCTCTTGATAGCCCTACTATGCACTTTCTCGGTTTTTATTAACATGTATAACTGTTAATTGCAGTGGTAGATTTCTACAAAAATTTAGGATTTGAAGCTGATCCCGAAGGCATCAAGGGCATGTTCTGGTACCCAAGATATTAGTGTCCCGAGTTGAGGAATTGTTTTTCTTTACACGTCCCATAGTGTATTTATGCTGTGTACGAGTATGCGATAATGTGAATAGGGATAATTTGATACTTCAAAACTCACTCTTGCTTAAGCTAATTGTCTTCTGATTGTGTAGATCAAATACGACACCTGCTCTCTGCGGCTCATTTATCGTTTGGCATCTTTGCTCACTTCAGAAGTCactctcttgtttttttttgtaaTGAAAAAAAATGTCGAACAAGGTAACACCGATTCTTGGATAATTAGTTCTGTTCCTATATAGAAGTTTTTCATCGGTTATCAAGATAAATGAAGTTTTCACGACGGACAACCTAAAAGTCCGGCATTTTATGGTTATACATTCcatttgaaagaaatttttttgtaaatatATCGTAGCTCAGATGAAATCGTGAGTGTGTTGGTGATAATTTAGTATCTTTTTGTTGCACCATAGTTCCGGAGTAGTGAGCGCAGCGATGGGAGAGATAAATTCTTTTTCATTCTTTCCCTTGGTCAACTTTGGGGTGTAAACAATTTGGGAAGAAAAATATAAGGCTCGAGTATAACAAATTAGTTATATTCGAGTTCGAGTCCGATTCGAAgtttaaaatgtttaaaatttttcataTTCAGCTTGAATCAGAGCTCGAGTGGTTCGAGTTAGgttcaaaaaattcaaacatATTCATGAGCTATTGGAATTATTATTCAAAAATAAATACTTGaaatacttaaaatttatttatttaatatataattatattatattaataaaatattaaaatttacgAGTGACTCTCGAACtatcaaattaaataatttagaCTTAAGTTCCGCttgaaaaaaattcaaataggTTGAGTTTGGTTCGAATTCAGTTCGAATACGAATCAAGCCGGTTTAAAAAATGTATGAATCAACTCGATTAGTTTATACCCCCAGTGAACGCCAACAAAGTAAACTGGCATCCCTCTCCTCTCCCTTCCATTCTCCCCGCTCCCCGCTCCCCGCTGGTAAACAGAACCTAAGCGTGCAAACGTCCCttagagcatctccaatgcaGCTTTTTTAACAGGTTTGTAAAATTGAAAAAGCTCAACAAAAAAACTCTAATGAGTGGAGACATAAGctttgagatttttattttaagAGCAGGTTTGATATTTCAAACCTGTTTTTTTCTTTTGAAGATGGAGCCCttaatcattgaaaaattaatattgcatgtttgatttttttaaaaccattaaatattttatttaatagttaaattatacatttttcttttgaaaataaatatatttggtaagttaaaaaaatacaaatgactataattaaattaaaattcataagttaattaaatattaaataaaaattacaaattaaattaaattaaaaatcataagtttattaatttattaattaaaaattacaaataaattaatttaaagatgagaattaaataaaatattaagtaaaaattatatagagatattaaatgaaaaaataaaaataaagatgtatGATTTGTAATGTAGGACCCATAAATTAAGTAACTTAAGCTGATGACGAGAATCTGCGATGCAAATTTTGTGAAAgatttgtaaaattaaaaaatctaattaaaaagagattttatgatTGTGTAAGTGAAGTTTgggatttttaatttaaaaatatatttgactttttaaatctatttttttctcttgaaagtgattatttttaaataattaaaaataatttatttggtgtaatatttaattataatattttatttcataaatagttaataataattaaagtgatttttttttcttttaaaaataattatatttgagataagttaaaaatatagaaatgattataattaaactaaaatcataaatttattaattaaaaattataaataaataaaatcaaaatcataaattaattaaaatattaaatgaaaaatatatagatatattaaataaaaaattaataaataacaatATATGATTTATAATATAGGACACACACAAAAAATTGTATGGAAGTTTTTTCATTGTAGAGATATagtagatatttatgcttgtgaTGTGACATTGGAATATTAAAAACTACCAAAAAAAAGTTTATTGAAAGATTTAACTATTGGAGATGTCCTTATAGGAACGCACGACTTTTACGATACGAGGAGGATATCAGAATGCGCCACGTGTCAAACTTGATCTATAAGGCTGCATGTAATATAGCCTTCGGCCCACACACAAAGATCACGTGCCCTGCACGCTCTCTGAGTGCAGGGTGCAAGGTCAAGGATTCTCCGTGAACAGGgaatcataaataaataaataaagcggAGAAGCGAAATCCCCGACTGTCGGAGCGTTCGATTTGTTTTCTCGCTCTTAGCTCTCCCTCTTTCGCTCGCAGCTGTTCGTTTTCTGTGTTGCACCCTCGAATCGATCTCGATTGCTTTACCTGGGCGTTGTCGCAATCTCTGCTCCAGGTTTTGTGATCCCTGATCGCTGCAAGTTTTTCCTTGTCCGTCGGCTTCGGGACGTTGGCGCTTGGTATTCTTGGGAAAAGTTTCCCTTTTGTAGttgtaatttttttcttcttctgatcTTTTAAGTTCATCTCAACCTATCTTGGGGTCATTTTAGTTCAATGTCTGTAATCGGGAAGTCGACGAACATCTTCTGGCAAGAATGCCAGGTCGGGAAGGTCGATCGGGAGAAGCTGCTTAAGCAGAAGGGTTGCGTCGTTTGGATCACTGGGCTTAGCGGCTCAGGTTTGGCTTTATCCCTATAGTTTTATTTGTACATCCAGtggatgttttaatttttatctgCAACTATCTCTTTTGCTTCGTggaaatttaaaaacaaaaaaacagaAGTTCTTGATTGAGTAACGATCTAATCTTAAAGTCGTTTTTTGtaattttgatttagggattcaataattttttttttcttattcgaTTTAGTTCTTAGTTATGTTTGATATTGTAGAATTAGGGCAGGATGTGTATTTTTACAACCTTCAGGTCTAAATGTGAATGCTCGTTTTTTGTATTTTAAATtgacaatgaaaaaaaaatgatcttGCTCAAGAAATTCGTTAAAAATTTGCTCCTTGAGTGACGCTATGACTACACTGGTTGTCATTTTGAAATATCAATTTACTTCTACTTACGGAGTAAGAACTAAGTCCGCCTATTGCATATTATGCACCATTTTTCCAACTGAAGAGGCTGATCTTCTTACTTCTTAAACAGCTATCCATCACGATTTTCTTGATTCTAATGATGGACCGATTCCATGCATAGATAAGTTTTAGTAGACTTTTGATATGTCAACTGAACTTTTGTTTGAAAAGGAAAATATCAacataaattttaacttagtgatCTACATTTTGCTTCTTTTTAAAGAGTTCCATGTTCAAATCACAAACATGTAATATTATTATGAACAACTGGAAAACCCATTTGGTTTCACTTAGGGATGGATGTGTGCTGGAATGCCTTATCCGTCTGGTTTCCTTTTCTCTTAGTCTGCTGATATACTTCCCTTTCTCTTGCAGTTAACAAAGCCAGTAATGTGTTAAAAGCAGTTAAGAACTTAGTGATGTGATAAAAACATGAAAAGCCTCACCATCTAATATTGGTCTATGCATGCTAAGTCTCTTCTTTtgggggagaaagaaaaagatAAGGACATCCAATTAACTGATAAAGGTGGGATTTATTTCAGACCTTATAGGAACCTTTTTTTGCTAACTTCTTCTATTTGATTTTTAACATTTCAAAAATAGTGTGGTTGCTATTTTTCTACTTTTGCATGTGTCTGAAACTAGTTAATTTTGACAATGGCATCCATTATTTTGAATTTGAAATGGAATTGCTAAAGTTTACTAAAAGATCTCATCTATTGGGCTGTTGTTTTGCCACTAGATAAAGAGGAAATTGTATTTTGCTCATATTAAAAAAAAGTCAGACGAGCTGTTAGAGCTTTTCAATGTGGAACATAACTTTGACGTTAGAGTAATGTGATTATTTGAATATTTGTCTCTGTTGCTGTTGCCTCATCTAAAATGTAGAACTGCTCTAAAAATGTTCATGTAAGCATTGCATTTTATTCATATTAAAAATGTTACTTGAGCAATTAGAGATTTTCAACTGTGGAACATAACATTGGCATTTGAGTACTGTGAGTACTTGAACGTTTGTCTCTTGTTGCTGTTGCCTCATCTAAAATGTAGATTCCAAAAGGTTCTTTAAGTTAAGAAGAAATAAGGATGCCAGTTTTGTTCTTGTGATTGTAATCTTATCTAATAATGGTTTTACCTTGAAGTCGTGTATTTGTGATCTCCAACAGCTTGGTGCAATCTATTGCTTAATGCATCAGAAATTGTTCCTTTTCCCTATcaaaaataatgaaaattttgtaggatccaaaagaatttagatatctccacaatagcatgatattgtccactttgggcctaagccctcatggttttgctcttgggttctacccaaaaggcctcattccaatggagatatcttttctcttataaacccatgatctttcccatgtgtttccaatatgggactatgtttgcaaccttgcaaccccaattccacccctcggtccacccgacctactaggacttccttgcctagccgcaactaggacttcctgcctggtgcacccaccaggtctttctgtccctcggtccacccgacctactaggacttccttgcctagccgcaactaggacttcctgcctggtgtctggtcctcttgatccaaacataggagcccccactttctttgtttgaggtcaatattgtacccacatggttcaatcagaccatagctcttgtgcacagtcggcggttaaaccttctggcagtcagggctctgataccaattgtaggatccaaaagaatttagatatctccacaatagcatgatattgtacactttgggcctaagccctcatggttttgctcttgggctctacccaaaaggcctcattctaatggagatatcttttctcttataaacccatgatctttcccatgtgtttccaatatgggactatgtttgcaaccttgcaaccccaacaaattTGACTCTAACTTGTTTGTGAAAATATTTACAATGTTAATGATTATGTTCCATGACCATCCATATATCTAGGCCAATTTGTCTGCCTCTACAGGACAGCCTCATTTCATCCAACTTTAGTTCTACACTATACCTTGCTTTTGACATTACAAAGTGGCAACAATCAGATGGTTTTTTGTGACAACATTGGTTTCATTTAATTGGTTTCTTGGCCATGGGAAACCTTGAATGAGGTTCCATCTTCTTTGAAAAAGCATAGTGTTTCCTGTTTAAGTTTAATACTTACAATTTATCCAGGAAAAAGTACTCTAGCATGCACGTTGAGTCGAGAACTGCATTCCAAAGGAAACCTTACATATGTACTTGATGGTGACAACCTTAGGCATGGGTTGAACAAAGATCTTGGCTTTTCAGCAAAAGATCGCACTGAGAATATACGTAGGGTTGGTAAGTTGCCCTTTAGTAATGGCTATTTTTGAGGGAAATTTGTATTAGTTGTTCCATAAAATTTTTATTCTGTGCAAACTTCTGATAGTTATTTTGGgacatttttcttctttttttagcTGGAGCCTATTAAAGGCAGAGAGCCTAAATTTTGTTTGTGATAATTGGAATGCCTATATATGCAGGTGAAGTGGCAAAGCTCTTTGCTGATTCAGGTTTAGTCTGTATTGCCagcttgatatctccatatagGAAAGACAGAGATTTCTGCCGTGCAATTGTTCCTGACTCTAGATTCATTGAAGTCAGCACTTctctgtataatttttttttcccacTAGACACTGAACTTATTTTCAGTTATTTTAT contains:
- the LOC122009012 gene encoding histone acetyltransferase TAP1-like, which encodes MTTAATPARRILTEGCSALGPAPAGRPVSLTQWSTVSEARRRRSFQVAATSPLRPAKRSGKVLPLRASFWDSIKSGFLNNNTTQVVEPASNFIEEEDTLAQEIILLESTQSDGTLEQIMFSSAGDVDAYDVQALCDKVGWPRRPLTKIAASLKNSYLVATLHSICRAPGLEENDEKKLIGMARATSDHAFNATIWDVLVDPSYQGRGLGKALVEQLIRTLLQRDIGNITLFADNKVVDFYKNLGFEADPEGIKGMFWYPRY
- the LOC122009015 gene encoding adenylyl-sulfate kinase 3-like isoform X2: MSVIGKSTNIFWQECQVGKVDREKLLKQKGCVVWITGLSGSGEVAKLFADSGLVCIASLISPYRKDRDFCRAIVPDSRFIEVFMNMPLELCEARDTKGLYKLARAGKIKGFTGIDDPYEPPLNCEIEIKQENGICPSPLSMAGHIVDYLEEKGLLQE
- the LOC122009015 gene encoding adenylyl-sulfate kinase 3-like isoform X1 produces the protein MSVIGKSTNIFWQECQVGKVDREKLLKQKGCVVWITGLSGSGKSTLACTLSRELHSKGNLTYVLDGDNLRHGLNKDLGFSAKDRTENIRRVGEVAKLFADSGLVCIASLISPYRKDRDFCRAIVPDSRFIEVFMNMPLELCEARDTKGLYKLARAGKIKGFTGIDDPYEPPLNCEIEIKQENGICPSPLSMAGHIVDYLEEKGLLQE